The genome window GCAGGCTCAGGCTCTCGGCATTTGCTTCTGGAGTGATGTAATCGCTTTACTGGAATTTGACCCCAAAGATATAGCCTACCTGAGCTCATTTAGTGAGTGCGTTGAATTTTACAAAAAGCATTTCTGCAAACTCGATACAGCCATTCGGAACCTCTACGCCGAATTCCTCAATCGGAAAGAGCTCCTCGAACCATTTCAGGAGCTTTACAAAGAGCACGTCTCTATCTTCCTCGACAAATGGTTCAAGCACTGGAACGGCTATAAAGAAACCCAAACTGGGACTCTGCAACGAATTATCGACGAAGCTGGCGGCTTGAAGACAGCCGTTATTGTCGGAGATGGCGTTGCCTATGAAATAGCGGAACTGGTCGCTGCAAAGGTTAAGGGGACAGCCAATCTCAAGAAGGATTCAATCCTTGCGGATATCCCTTCCGAAACCGAAAACAACATGAGCCGCATCTATATGGCCAACGGAGTGACTGAAGCGGTCCAGAGTAACCGTGAGAAATATCTGGCCGCACAGAACCCTGATGTCACTATCGATTTTATTCGGCTGGATGAAGTTACCGAAGAGGCTCGCCCCGGGCAGGTTTTGATTTGCACCTATAAAGACATCGATGATATGGGCGAAATACTTCAGCAAAAGGCGCTGAAGTATTTCCCAGAGACCATCGATTTTTTTGCTGAAAAGATCACACTTCTTCTCGCCAGTGGTTATGCCAAGGTCTATTTGATAACGGATCACGGTTTCGTGCTGACAGGATTGTTGAGTGACGCGGATAAGATTTCTGTTTCACCAAAAGGTGATTCCGACAAAGCAGAACGCTATATCCGCACAGAAACCAAGCAAGCCGACCTGACGCCCGGTCTGATCGAGGCAGAAAAGAGCTACAAGCAATTCGATTACCTGTATTTCGCAAAGAATATCAACCCATTCAAGACGCCGGGATTGTACGGATTTTCCCATGGAGGTTTGTCACCTCAAGAGCTGGTGACGCCATATTTCTGTTGGGAACGATTCGGAGCATCAGCGGCTTCGCTCCACCACCTACGGGCATAACGAGCCGGGCTGATGTGGTATGGTTTTAATGTGATGTGGTATGGTTTTAATTCTTCACAGGAAGAAAAAGAAAGCCGGATTTTCTTTGAAAGAGGCAAAAACGTTTCACAAAAAAGCGGAAGAATTAATGGATATTGAAAAGCCGGGCAGGGCGGCGCTGTTTGTTTTTTCCGCCGCCGGTTTTGCAAAAAGGGCTTTGGATTATATGAAACAGGAAAATATCGCCTGGGCGCAAAACAGGGAGTGGCTGGAAACAAACCAGGATGCATAAATCGGAAATCCAATTGACAATTTATGCATATTCTGATAGCCCTTCCACATGATTCCCCGCGTCTTAGAAAAAAAACTGCATGAACTGGCCGGATATTA of Candidatus Desulfarcum epimagneticum contains these proteins:
- a CDS encoding Alkaline phosphatase (fragment), with amino-acid sequence MDLSHKGATEIFDLNKELLPFVHDPDSYSKEKYDAQLRETFYRKVNELLGQDYLNKPASTLAAEVVKAMLDGLANGSCDKILELVYKAWLDSVTYRDSFNGYLNSHALSPDLDIWNVSIHHPFRQIDEWWLGEIGATISDKASVPHTLAKLRQRNQSRQAQALGICFWSDVIALLEFDPKDIAYLSSFSECVEFYKKHFCKLDTAIRNLYAEFLNRKELLEPFQELYKEHVSIFLDKWFKHWNGYKETQTGTLQRIIDEAGGLKTAVIVGDGVAYEIAELVAAKVKGTANLKKDSILADIPSETENNMSRIYMANGVTEAVQSNREKYLAAQNPDVTIDFIRLDEVTEEARPGQVLICTYKDIDDMGEILQQKALKYFPETIDFFAEKITLLLASGYAKVYLITDHGFVLTGLLSDADKISVSPKGDSDKAERYIRTETKQADLTPGLIEAEKSYKQFDYLYFAKNINPFKTPGLYGFSHGGLSPQELVTPYFCWERFGASAASLHHLRA
- a CDS encoding conserved hypothetical protein (Evidence 4 : Unknown function but conserved in other organisms) — protein: MVLILHRKKKKAGFSLKEAKTFHKKAEELMDIEKPGRAALFVFSAAGFAKRALDYMKQENIAWAQNREWLETNQDA